In Cyclopterus lumpus isolate fCycLum1 chromosome 5, fCycLum1.pri, whole genome shotgun sequence, the genomic stretch AGATACTGGCAGACAGATTTTGTTACCTAGTCCAAGTGTTACTGCAACCCTGGCCTAAATGCTTCTTTAATTCCTTCACTTTAACTGCAGTGCCCATTCTATTACAGTACATTAATAAACGAACGACAGCTacgcagcaacagcaacagcaacagtttTTCTTACCCAAGTCTTTGCCAAAGCCAGACTGTTTGAAGCCTCCGAAAGGCGAGGCCACATCAGTCTTGTTGTAGGTGTTGACAAAAACCGTGCCGGCGTTGAGCTTTTCACTGACGTACAGAGCTTTGCTGATGTCCCGCGTGAAAACGCCAGACGCAAGGCCGTACTCTGTCGCGTTGGCCCTTCTCAGGACATCGTCCACCTCActgaggcagggagacagagaggaaagacAGGATAAGGCTttcacattctcactcccaactcgccAAATACCGCAGCTTGGTCGGTGGCCCTATACACTAGCAACAGTTTCCTATGTGTTTTGTAAGACGTGTCGGTTTCCTGCCTATTGTCTTGTCAAAATAAACATATGTTTGCTATATGCTATGCTATGTTGACGCAGATGGGAGTCCATTGAAAGCCTGGTGCGTCTCACACTAACACTGAAGGGTGCCTCGGTATCAGACGCCGAGGGCCACTGTCCGAGCGttggtatttgacgagttgggagtgagaacaaGTTGAATTGTGAACTTTTTTTGCAGTAAACATGACAAAACGGGGATACGAGTTAGTAAGTGGTCTTGAATCAGCCTCACCCGCTCTTGAACGTGGAGAGGATCATAACGGGGCCGAACGACTCCTCGATAGCGATATACATGTGGTCCTGGACATCAGAAAACACCGTGGGCTCAAAGAAAAAACCTGGAAGCGGACATATAGCAAGACAGCACAGTACAGAACCTACATGAGAAAAGGGTTATGGAATAGGCTGATCTGCACCGTCGGCGTCGCATCAAAGGTGGACCACACGGACCGGTTGATATCCGAGACTCGCTACGTCATCGCGCTGCAGTGCAGACAGCGTTGCCTCACCTGGCCGCTGCACCTGTTTGCCGCCACAGACCAGAGTGGCCCCCTCCTTGATGCCGGTCTGACAGTActccaccagtttgtccaggtGGGCTTTGTGGTTCTGAGGGCCGTGGTCAGTGGAGCGGTCCAGCGGATCACCGATCTTCATCTTCTTGATCTCATCAACCTGAGAGAAATGAAAACCACGAAAATAAAGATCTGTACTGTCACGTTTTTATCTGGCTGTTCAGAGAAACAGAGCCACATCAGCCAGGGTGAGATCAAAAGACACGTACCACTTTTTTCACAAACTGGTCATGGATGGTTTCTTCCACAAACAGCCTGCCAGCCGCGATGCAGTTCTCTCCCTTGTTGAAGAACACTGAGCTCATGCCCTGAAACACATAGAGGGTTTTACCTCATTTAAACGTGCGCAAAATGACCAACAATGTGCTCCCTCGTACAGACTTACCATGCGCACGGCCTTGTCCATGTCACAGTCAGCGAAGATGATCAGAGGGGATTTCCCTCCCAGCTCCAGAGAAACTTTCTTCACGTTGCTGACTGCGCAGctgcagatggaggaggacgcAGATGCGATGAGCGGGGATGTTGTGTTTAGTTTGAGAGTTTTGTAGAAAAAAGAGCTGCTTTTGACTCTCACCTCTTCATGATGTGTTTACCAATTTCAGTGGATCCTGTGAAGCCCAGTTTACGGACGTCAGGGTGGTCGGACATGCGCTGACCCACTAGAGCAcctggaagagaaggaggagggttAATAACAACAGTATAGCTTCATTAGGCTAAAGGTAACTCTGGTCTTTTTCAAAATGGACCctattcttcatgtttcaggaTATGCTCAGAACTTCAAGTAATGAGCTGTTGTTCTCGGGTCATCTCTTTTATTAAAGGGACTGGGCAGAACATGGGGTGAGCTAACACTACTCTCTTGAAGTCTGTCACCTTCATGAGTCTCCGCCCGGTTCAGTCAAACCACTCCATGCACAACAAAGCCATGCTATAAGTAAAGTCGCACTCTCCTACTCACATCCTTGACCTAACTGGCAACCACTTGTTGTGAAGTGAATGCAAtggagtgggggagggggagtgcaACAACCCGTGGCTTCACTTTAACACAACAGCATTTGTAGACTCGGAGGACGCAGATGCAATGAGCGgaaatgttacatttacaaGACTTGTGTTTTTGATGTTAGGCTACGATGTCAGCCATGTTGCCCAGAGAATagttgtgttgttgctgtggtttGTTGTCCTCAAAAGTAGAAAAAGCACGacagctgttgtgttgttgtttttgttttgtcccaTTCTTCATCATGTGGCACGATGTTGTCTGTTCCTACCTGATCCAGGCAGAATGTTAATCACTCCTTTGGGCAATCCCGCCCTCGCCGCCAACTCTGCAAACTTTAGTGCTGTCAGTGGAGTCACCTgggaacaaaattaatattatttttttttaagcagcaGACACTCACGAGTGGGGGACAAGATGCTTTGCTTTTCAGGTCAAAATGAAGTTAacgaccaaatacctgcaaaagtGAAAATAACATAAATCTTAGCATGCAAAAATAAGACATGGTAAACATCACACCTGTTTAACaacagcatgttagcatttagctcaaatcaCTGCTGTGCCTACGTGGAGCCTAGCTGTGAGCATGGCTGCAGATTCTACTTCACATTGAGCCCTGTGTGGTCGGAGGCTGACCTGAGCGGGTTTGAGGACCATGGTGTTTCCGGCCGACAGGCAGGCCGCTGTCTTCCACGCCAGCATCATCAGCGGGTAGTTCCAGGGAATCACGATGGCACAAACTCTGAGAGGAACGAAAGGGAAGAACACCACTGGGATGACTTTGTGATTCAAGGAAACACCTGTAGGTGCTGAATGGACTCATTTTGCTTCCGATTACTGTTTTACAGCAAACAAAAATGTCAGGTAGTGCCTCTACAATTTTAATGGAATGAGGGGTTAAAGTGGGATTTGGCAGGTGGGGGACGTATGGGGCGACTATGAGGGGAAGCAGATATGCTTCTATTTGATCAAATGTCTTACCTCAGTTAGAGGGGGAGAGCAGAAGGGTgttccaaaataaataatataggGGCACTTTGGAACCACCATTACTCTCAGAGTCCcgcgttttcttttttccacttctATACGTCTATTTTTGTCACAATTAGTGCAGTGTCATCTGCATGGACACCTGTGTGAATCACACACATATCCTGCTGTACCTGTGTGTTTTGAACTTAACCAAATctacattgattgattgatggcaTGAGCTGGAAGGAACAGCAGGCTGCtgcacacaaagaaaataaaatctgCTCTGAAGATCAGTTTGATTTACTCTTTAAATGGAAGGTGCCGTATCGCTTTGGCCCACTTTAACCCCTGAATGTTAATCATCTTCTACCTGCTCAAGATATGCGTGTCAACATCTATTCTCTCACCCTATTGGCTCCTTCTTGGTGAAGGTGAGGTTACGATTGGGCCTGGCCTGGTTGATGGGAATGGTGCTGCCCTGTGAAAAGAggatattatttattgtatttattgatatCATATTGCTGACTGGCAATGCACGGCGGTCATCTGGTGGTTTTAGGAGTTCAAAGGAAGTCTGATCTCATTCCACGAGTGACACTAAAAGCGGAGGTCTTACTTGGATCTTGTCACACCAGCCAGCGAAGTAGCGGAAGGTCTGAATGGACATGCCCACGTGAGTCTTCAGGGCCAGGGTGTAAACAGCACCAGAGTCGATCGCTTCGATGGTGGCCAGCTCCTCCTGGTGCTCCTCCATCAGGTCAGCCAGCCTGTAGGTggcaggtggtggtgggggggggggcataatttactaaatgaacatcatgctgtattgacgaagacttgaaactagagattgagaccataaactcatgtttacaatgtttactgagggaataaatcaagtgagaagtagagtaattggTTCATAAAcgtctatacaatcagaggagtcggcccctgatggacagtagagagaatgctggTTTAAGACATTTAAGCATTGGTTTCActcttcagaaccggaggtttctttttttttgctagcTAGCAgacttttttccatttcttggacattttctttgaaaacCCCTGACTTAAAGAGTTAAGTTGTAACAACAAGAGCACTGACTTGTAGATGAGTCGGCCTCTGTCTCTGGGGTTCATTCTGCCCCACTCTCCTTCTTCAAAGGCCTCCTTGGCAGCAGCCACTGCCTTGTCCACGTCACTTATCTGGGCCAGGGACACGTCACAGATGGCCTGCAGGGCAGACGGACGCgggatgtgaagtcacaaagccGTACAATTTGAAAACTGCTGATGGAGACTTGACTAATTCTGTAAAACCTGCATTATATCAAAAGTATTAGCACTTAATATTGTTCTAACGAGTGCTAGAATCTAACAATATTTCATCTGCTAATACCCGTAACCTAGCAACCTATAAACAGCTGAAGCCACCAACAccagaaacaaaaaatatatattttttaagccttaaaaataaaaataaattatttaatgaAAGACACAATTTTGGGATGTAAAGTGCTCTCGATAGTACTAAAAGTAATATTAATAACGTCTTCCTTACCGTGCCGTCCGTGGGGTTGATGGTCTTGTacgtcttccctccctctgcGTCGACAAACTCTCCATTAATGAACAGCTGGTGAGGCATCTTTATGGTCATGTTGTTGGTGTTCTTCTCCACCTAAGAGGTTAAACAGTGCGCAGGAAAGTAAACTCATGGTCTTTCCGAGGGCCCATTGGGAACAAGCACAATCCGGTAACAGCCACTCACATAGTCTACGATCAgttcctcctcgtcgtcctccccTCGCAGTTTCCTCACGCACATCTGGATGAAATCCCGGAAGGTGCAGTTCATGTAAACGTCCTCGTTCTGCAGCTGGCAGCTACCAGCCCGCAGCTTCACCTCCTCCACAAgcctggaggagaaggaaaattCATCTGAGTTTCTTGATGCGGTGAATTGACCCTGAACaaattaaactatatatatatatatatatatatatatatatatatatatatatatatatatatatatatatatatatatataatatggcCTCTACTGCATTGCCCTGGCATTCTTAGCGGTAATGTTTTTCATACAAACCGCCACAGACAcagcggtgctttgagctaaatgctaatgtcagcatgctcACAATGATAATACTAAAACACTGATGTGCAATGTtgatacttctttttttaaatatacagtatgtgtttgaTTTATTCGTGTGATTTTTcaacaacaaatcaacaaaactgTACATAAACTGTTCATATGATTGAATAGATGAGAGAAAAGAATACgaggtttaaagaaaaaaatagcgaaaaaacacaaaatatgtatatatattttttttaaggtaaTTTATTACCCACTGTGTGTTACCAGCATGTTTGAAATCAGGACGCAACCGGGAGGAGCAAGATGTTTGGTGTAGCAAATTGGAGAAAATGTTACATAGAACTGTTTGATgttctcggatacaagcggccgaaatgagcttcctccgtagggtggccgggctcagccttagagatagggtaaggagctcggacatcaggcttggagtcgagtcgctgctccttcgtgtcgaaaggagtcagctgaggtggttcgggcatctagtcaggatgcctcctggacgcctcccattagaggttttccgggcacgtccaactggtaggaggccccggggaagaccgaggacacgctggagggattatatctcccggctggccttggaacgcctcgggatcccccagaatgagctggaaagtgttgcgggtgagagggaagcctgggtcggcctgctgaacctgctgccaccgcgacccgacctcggataagcgggtgataatggatggatggatggatgtctgaTGTTTCTAATAGGATAGGGCATGCTTTATCTAATCGGTATGAGAGGTGTGGGTGTGGGCGGGTGAGTGGTGGGGGGAGAACTCTCGAAGTGCATCACAATGACATCACCACCAACAGGCCACTTATAGTGGGGACGTGACGGCTGAGAGAGAGTCAAAGACAGACTTTTTAAATAGGATGGGTGAATTAGCTGGTCCTAGGTGACATTTAGCAATTAGAAATTAAGCCGCAGATTCCCATAGTTCCATAGTCTTCCCGGGTTGCTAGTGGTTAGGAAAATGcatttttgactgtttttacgCCGATAAATCCACCTGTCAGCGTCATTACCTGACCACGTCCATGGAAGCAGCGCCGGACTTGAAGAAATCAGTGGAGTCTTCAATGTGACTGACATTACTCAGAATGCTCTGCCACACCGCCTGTGAGGAAACATCGTCCAAGGTCAACCCGGGACATTTTTTAAGTGGAcaattacacttttatttttttttccactacCCTACCCTCATCTGCTCAGCGAaggtcctctcctcctccgtgaGCTCCACGGCAGCACTGCTCCCCGAGCGGAAGTACTGCGCCGCAGCGATCATCTTCCCATCCTCAAACTGAAGGTTCTTCACCAACAGCTGCGGAGGCACAGAGAACATGACATGACCATGATGACACAACCGGTTTCACCTCGAGATAAGCTTTACATTCGATGTATAAAAAACCTTATTGTCATTAGCAGTGGTCTATTTCAGAGTTAATAGAAATGAATTAAACCCTTTCAGTGTGCTGACATTCGTTTAAAAGGTCATTTTAATCCACTTCAAGGACCTGTCGTGATCTGATGTGGTAAACTGTTTTGTACCCTAGATGTAGGTTATAAATGTCTGACAAcctacaaaaaaataaataaatagaataaaaataagaatcttcatttatatagcacatttCATATAGATTATGTAGCTCAAAGTGCTGtacacttaaaaaataaaacttaaaaTCTTCCCTCtacagataaaataaataaaagtgggAGGAAAAAGCATGCATTTTGCACGTTACATTCGAAGTGcaattaaagaaatgtaaaccCCATAAATCCCAAACTGGAAAACATTTTACATGAAaaattacagaaaaataaataataataattaataaactaAAGACCGGTTTACAAGTTTACAATTCAGTATTATTACGGTAAACAGGTacgttgcattttttttcacgTTGCGATTTTATCTCCAATATGGTCCAACCCTATGTGCAGGTTTTTATCCAGTAACAGATGATACTGGTTCTGCAGTGTCAGGTCCTTGTCACAGAGCTGAGATATGCAAACACCTAACCCTAAGTGTGTTTACTTTGGATTGAATTAACCAAACAGCGAGTCAGTCACACACCAGGTTCGTCCAGAAAATGTCAGGATTTACTTCATGGAATCATCACAATACACTAAAGTAATGGGAGTAACGCGACCCTACGGATAAAAGCTGCCGTAAACTTCGTagaagaagaggacaaagatCGTCGTTGACTTACCGGCTTGCCGTCGTTGCCAAACAGCACCAGGCCTGCCTTGGTGACGATGCCGGGGAGGCTGGCTCCGGGGATCTCCAGGGGCTGACCATTAGCCGCGGTGCCGTTATCCACTAGAGTGGAGCCGTAGAAAGTCACTTTctacaggaagagagacactGGTGAGGACAAGGTCTAATACAACTCAACACATGCTACTGGCATTAGAAATGTAATTGtgttagggtgtgtgtgtgtgtgtgtgttgtttgacaGAAGCCAAAATCCCaacctattttatttttatcagcTTCTAAATAGATAAACGGTGTATTAATACGTACCGTATTAAAACATTGGGACTTGCATTAGTTTCTGTTGTTTCTGATGCTGCGTTACCTGTCCATCAACCTCTGCCCAGGCACCAGGCACTTTGTCGTTTCCTCGGATCCAGTTGTGCAGAACCTCAGCAGACTGGTTCCAGTCAATCTGCCAACAGTCAAGGAATCCGTCAGTAAGTCTTAACATGTAATATACAACACAAATTATcacattgaagaagacttaaaactagagattgagaccataaactcatgtttacaatgtttactttttACTCCTTATCCTTCTCGACCTTTCTGCtgcatttgacacagtgaaccaccagatcgttatttcctccctccaagacttgggtatctcaggctctgcgctctcccttttctcatccTACATCAGCGACCGCCCTTGGAGAGGACCTGTGTCTGAACCTTGTcttctcactactggggtccctcaaggctccgtcctgggtcccctcctcttctctctgtacaccaactgcctggaacctcggtgtgacactcgacagtcaactctccctgactgccaacattacaacatcaggagaatacgtccccttctcactcagaaggcggcacaggttctggccCAGACTCTGGCCCAgactctggtcatctcacgcctagactactgtaactccctcctggcaggtctacctgctagtGCCATCCGACCTCTGCAGATCTTCCAGAATGGAGCAGCTCGACTGATCTTTAACCTCActaaattcacccacactactctgctcctccgctcccttcactggttaccagtggctgCCCGCATCCACTTTAAAACATTGGTGCTTGCGTACTGTGATGCGAACACATCAGGTCCAGTCCGCATCAaagacatggtcaaaccttacaccccagcccgttcactccgCTCGGCATTTGACAATCATCTTGTAGCTCCGccaagactgtttgctgtcctggctcctcaatggtgaaATGAGCTCCCCAATGAcacaggacagcagaaagtctctacatcttccaccgCAAACTAAAGACACATCTTTTCCGGACATCTGGCTGGATGTCATTGTATATTACCTTAGCATTGTCTTTCTTCTGAATGCACTCATATGTGGCTCCCTCTTGTGGCTGGGTGATTCTCGGGGCCTTCCCTTCTGCGATCAGCCTCACTGCATCCACCTGGAACCAAAACAATGCAGTTCATGTCATTGCTATATTTATGGACTTTACATCCTGCTGTTTGTTATGTTAGGGGAGTGGGGAGGGGAGCACCCACAATGCCTTGCCCCATGATCACTCACTGTGCCTTTGACCCCCTCTGGGAAGAGAAATCTCTTGTAGATTGTGTTGACGGTGTCATCGCATTCAACATCACACTCCCTCTGCAGCAGGATTGGTCCAGTGTCCAGTCCATCATCGGCCCAGAACACTGTGAACCCGCCCCTTTTGTCACCATGGATCAGCGTCCTGTGGGTCAGAGACCGCATGTAAAAGACCTGGGCCTGTCGCCCCCACGCCAACCCCAACCTAATGACGTCACGTGACTCACCAGTTGATCGCTGAGGCCCCCCTGTGCCGAGGCAGCAGGGAGGGGTGGTAGATGATGGAGCCGTGCTTGGGCCGGTCAATGACCTCCATGGGGATGAACTGGGAACAGAAGGGCAGGACGTTAAGCTCGGCGCCAGTGGCCTCGTACTGAGCCACCACCTCCGGGATGGCCTGGCCCTTCACACGCCAGCGGGGGAACTTGAAGACGGCGACACCGTCCTTCTCCGCCTCAGTTGCTGTGGGAGAAAAGAACAATGGAACTCTCAAAATTGTGccatacaacattttatttgaaaaaatcTACCTCCATCTGAAAACACAATAAGCTCATGCTGACCAGtgttcatctatccatccatctattatACTTTACAGGGTCGCGAGAAActggagccaatcccagctgacattcGGTGGGGTACAACCCGGACACGTCACAGGGCTGACATATTGGACCTTTCCCACTGGACAAAAAACCTACCTTGGCCCTACAGCTACGATTGGCAGTGATGGAAACATATAGTCGCCCCGTTTCCGGCGCGATGTTCTGAAATGTGTGTTGAatagataatatataaaaaacaacaggGATATGGAAAATTATTATCATGTCCGAAACAAGCAATTCTAAATGCTCTGTttaaagccaccagactccagtcAGACAACAGTAATTTGACCTCGCTGacaatcaaaacacattttattcaaacTCAATTCTAAATGTTATGATCGCGTGTAACAATTATATTACAGTGGGCTGTCCATTCCTTGTGGCTTCCCTTGAACGCAACAGACGTAATAAACGTGGGTCTTGTTTACCTTCTAATACAAGCAGTGTTTTGGTGAGGGTAGCTGAGCTTGAGCAGCCGAGTATGGCTACAATCTCACCAGCAAACCCCTGGCTTAAAAGCACATTTATGGAAGCATTTCGCTTCTTCTTCGGCCCAAGTCAGAAAGGACAAAgcaaatcacaaaataaaaggcaactttttttccaaatattatatatacactacaTTCTTTATTTGTGAATAACATCAGCTTTTTCTGTTAAATGATCCAGAACATGATGAATTCTCTGTTTTTACTACGAGGATGCTGCTACAGCcccacatgtatttattttcttgttggtTTTCTTTGCAATGCTTGGAAAGGTTTTCCTCCAGTTAAAACAAGATAATGGAAGTAAATTaatctgttaaaaaataaataaataggactCATTACATATAtgcagtgttttaaaaatagcAGTATAGTTAcaatgagaaaaaagaaatcatgtaTATAAAAATGTTGATGCAGCAAGATAAATCGATAATTGTTGTGTAATGGCATCGTAGAACTCGTTATCGAATGTAGGCAATGCattttgaattttaaaaaaaatatttgttgaaattcccTTTACAACTAGACAACAATCAATGTATCATGCTCTGCAATGATTGGACAGGCTACCCCCCGGTGTAGCTACCCACCTGACACTCTGCTTGTGCACTGATTGCTCATCACCAGAGTGTTTTCCACAAACTGCTAGCTTGGCAGCCGTGAGTGCTAACAGTAGCCATATTTGTTCTTGATGTTCCATATGTTTATTTTGGGGGGGTGGCTTCGGAGCTAATCTACCACACTCTTGCTAGTTTCTCCAATGTTGCCGACCCAAGCTGAAATATTTCACTTGAACTGGTACTAAAGTCATGCACTAGTCAGCATAGTTCTCACCCAGTGGATCAGCCTTGCCATCTTTATCAGGGATGGTGAAGACTCCTACGATGGTGTGGCCGTCCTTCCTCAGCTGCTTGTAAACCTCCTGGCCGAACAGACTCTGTCCGATCACTGCAATCTTCATCCTCACGCCTCACTGTGTTCTAGAAGAGGCGGCATATTTTACACAGAATCAAAGTAAATGGTTTATGTCACATATGATAAGAAAATACATGCAATATTGCAAGCGATGGCTTGTTGGACTAAGGTTCACTTCCTGCACATCATTTTTCATACTCAGAAGGTTTTTTGTaactgaaattaattaattagttcaAATCTTTCTTCGGCTAGAGGGCACTAAAAGCTCCAAGAGGCCATTAAAGGTACTCAATTCGAAATTCAGAGCGTGTCTATGGCGACAGCTGAGCCTGtggctagcagctaacagtACAAAAAATAGCAGCAGTGTTGACAAAGCCAACAGTGTTAACCTAAGGGAGAACCAGCAGGTGGGTGCTACACTTCCATGTTGACGCCATCATCAGCGATAGACGATTATCTAACCAGTGGGACTCACTTGCACTATCGGCTACAGAACACAGAGAAGTTTAGATTATAAAAGGGAAAGTGACTTCCTTCTCTTCTCAGGGAGATATTAGTCCACTATACTTAATAGTGGTAGTCGTTTGCTGCTTCATTAACCAGTCTGCAACCTCCATTTCAGacgagtgaagccaatgaggaGGTGtcttaaacatgcattctctcgaCGGACATTAGCTGTAGCTGTCATTCCTCCACAGTCTAAATATGTTCACTTCCGTTTACTGGTTTGCAAAATGTCAAGATGACCACGGCCAAAAACGCCGAACT encodes the following:
- the aldh1l1 gene encoding cytosolic 10-formyltetrahydrofolate dehydrogenase, which codes for MKIAVIGQSLFGQEVYKQLRKDGHTIVGVFTIPDKDGKADPLATEAEKDGVAVFKFPRWRVKGQAIPEVVAQYEATGAELNVLPFCSQFIPMEVIDRPKHGSIIYHPSLLPRHRGASAINWTLIHGDKRGGFTVFWADDGLDTGPILLQRECDVECDDTVNTIYKRFLFPEGVKGTVDAVRLIAEGKAPRITQPQEGATYECIQKKDNAKIDWNQSAEVLHNWIRGNDKVPGAWAEVDGQKVTFYGSTLVDNGTAANGQPLEIPGASLPGIVTKAGLVLFGNDGKPLLVKNLQFEDGKMIAAAQYFRSGSSAAVELTEEERTFAEQMRAVWQSILSNVSHIEDSTDFFKSGAASMDVVRLVEEVKLRAGSCQLQNEDVYMNCTFRDFIQMCVRKLRGEDDEEELIVDYVEKNTNNMTIKMPHQLFINGEFVDAEGGKTYKTINPTDGTAICDVSLAQISDVDKAVAAAKEAFEEGEWGRMNPRDRGRLIYKLADLMEEHQEELATIEAIDSGAVYTLALKTHVGMSIQTFRYFAGWCDKIQGSTIPINQARPNRNLTFTKKEPIGVCAIVIPWNYPLMMLAWKTAACLSAGNTMVLKPAQVTPLTALKFAELAARAGLPKGVINILPGSGALVGQRMSDHPDVRKLGFTGSTEIGKHIMKSCAVSNVKKVSLELGGKSPLIIFADCDMDKAVRMGMSSVFFNKGENCIAAGRLFVEETIHDQFVKKVVDEIKKMKIGDPLDRSTDHGPQNHKAHLDKLVEYCQTGIKEGATLVCGGKQVQRPGFFFEPTVFSDVQDHMYIAIEESFGPVMILSTFKSGEVDDVLRRANATEYGLASGVFTRDISKALYVSEKLNAGTVFVNTYNKTDVASPFGGFKQSGFGKDLGQEALNEYLKTKAVTIEY